A single region of the Pontimicrobium sp. SW4 genome encodes:
- a CDS encoding AIR synthase related protein, whose translation MSNEVSKRYAQRGVSASKEDVHNAIKNIDKGLFPKAFCKIVPDYLTNDNDYCLIMHADGAGTKSSLAYMYWKETGDISVWKGIAQDALIMNIDDLLCVGATNNIMLSSTIGRNKNLIPGEVLSAIINGTEELIDELKGFGVTIHSTGGETADVGDLVRTIIVDSTVTARMKRKDIIDNANIKEGDVIVGLESFGQATYEKSYNGGMGSNGLTSARHDVFHKYLAKKYPESFDASVPEDLVYSGQTKLTDKVENSPIDAGKLVLSPTRTYAPIIKSILSKYKRDEVHGMIHCSGGAQTKILHFIDNLHIVKDNMFSIPPLFKLIQEQSKTDWKEMYQVFNCGHRMELYVSPEIANDIIKISKSFNVDAQVIGRVEASDSKRLTIKSEFGVFSYS comes from the coding sequence ATGAGTAACGAGGTTAGTAAAAGATATGCACAAAGAGGCGTTTCCGCTTCAAAAGAAGATGTGCATAACGCTATTAAAAATATTGACAAAGGATTATTTCCTAAGGCATTCTGTAAAATTGTTCCAGATTATCTTACCAACGACAATGACTATTGCTTAATTATGCATGCAGATGGTGCAGGAACAAAAAGTTCATTAGCATATATGTACTGGAAGGAAACAGGCGATATTTCAGTTTGGAAAGGTATAGCTCAAGATGCTTTAATAATGAATATTGACGATCTTTTATGTGTTGGAGCAACCAATAATATTATGTTGTCTTCAACCATAGGAAGAAATAAAAACCTTATTCCAGGTGAGGTTCTTTCAGCAATAATTAACGGTACCGAAGAATTGATTGACGAATTAAAAGGGTTTGGTGTAACGATACACTCAACTGGAGGAGAGACAGCAGATGTTGGTGATTTGGTAAGAACGATTATTGTTGATTCAACAGTCACAGCTAGAATGAAACGAAAAGACATTATTGATAATGCCAATATTAAGGAAGGAGATGTTATTGTTGGTTTAGAAAGTTTTGGTCAAGCTACTTACGAGAAATCATATAACGGAGGTATGGGAAGTAACGGTTTAACGTCTGCTAGACACGATGTGTTTCATAAGTATTTAGCTAAAAAATATCCTGAAAGTTTTGATGCTTCAGTTCCAGAAGATTTGGTTTACTCTGGACAAACTAAATTGACGGATAAAGTTGAAAATTCGCCTATTGATGCTGGGAAATTAGTATTATCTCCAACAAGAACTTATGCGCCAATTATTAAATCAATTCTCTCAAAGTATAAAAGAGATGAGGTGCATGGAATGATTCATTGTAGTGGAGGAGCACAGACAAAAATTCTTCATTTTATAGATAACCTGCATATTGTAAAAGATAATATGTTTTCTATTCCACCTTTGTTTAAATTAATACAAGAACAATCTAAAACAGATTGGAAGGAAATGTATCAAGTATTCAATTGTGGTCATCGTATGGAATTATATGTTTCTCCAGAAATAGCAAATGATATTATTAAAATCTCAAAATCTTTCAATGTTGATGCTCAGGTAATTGGAAGGGTAGAAGCAAGCGATTCTAAAAGGCTTACAATAAAAAGTGAATTTGGCGTTTTTAGTTATAGTTAA
- a CDS encoding DUF4197 domain-containing protein: MLKRIIALILILNVTACAELQQVVNQMPQGGLGNAEIASGLRQALDFGIDKQVSKLTAEDGFFKNELVKILLPEELQKVDKALRDIGLANLADEGLKILNRAAEDAVKEATPIFVNAVKEITFADAKNILLGADNAATQYLTNKTETALYDKFNPVIKNSFSKVGADQIWENLINKYNSIPFTNNVNPDLTDYVTGEALKGVYTMIAVEEKEIRNKVSSRTTDLLKRVFALQD, translated from the coding sequence ATGTTGAAACGAATAATTGCCCTAATCTTAATTTTAAACGTCACTGCTTGTGCAGAGCTCCAACAAGTCGTCAACCAAATGCCTCAAGGTGGTTTAGGAAATGCTGAAATTGCTTCTGGTTTACGTCAAGCTCTTGACTTTGGAATTGACAAACAAGTAAGTAAACTGACTGCTGAAGATGGCTTTTTCAAAAACGAATTAGTAAAGATTTTACTTCCAGAAGAATTACAAAAAGTAGATAAAGCGCTACGTGATATAGGCTTAGCAAATTTGGCTGATGAAGGCCTGAAAATACTTAATAGAGCTGCTGAAGACGCTGTAAAAGAAGCGACACCTATTTTTGTAAACGCTGTTAAAGAGATTACGTTTGCTGATGCCAAAAACATATTACTTGGTGCAGACAATGCAGCTACACAATATTTAACAAACAAAACAGAAACTGCTTTGTATGATAAGTTTAACCCAGTTATCAAAAACTCTTTTAGTAAAGTTGGTGCAGACCAAATTTGGGAGAATTTAATTAATAAATATAATAGCATTCCATTCACCAATAATGTGAACCCTGATTTAACCGATTATGTAACTGGAGAAGCTCTTAAAGGTGTCTACACGATGATTGCAGTTGAAGAAAAAGAAATTAGAAACAAAGTATCATCAAGAACAACTGATTTATTGAAGCGTGTATTTGCATTGCAGGATTAA
- the prfA gene encoding peptide chain release factor 1, whose amino-acid sequence MLEKIQIVKQRFDEVSDLIIQPDIITDQKRYIQLNKEYKDLKKIVDKGEIYKSLTDNIAEAEDIIAEGSDAEMVEMAKMQLEEAKAELPDLEDEIRFLLIPKDPDDAKNVVVEVRAGTGGDEASIFAGDLYRMYSKYCSDKGWKVDVVSLSDGTSGGYKEIIFEVSGEDVYGTLKFEAGVHRVQRVPQTETQGRVHTSAATVMVLPEAEEFDVELDMADVRIERTTSTGPGGQSVNTTYSAIKLHHEPTGMIVSCQDQKSSHKNLEKALKVLRSRLYEIELAKKQAADSEKRKSMVSSGDRSAKIRTYNYPQGRVTDHRIGLTLYDLSNIINGDIQKIIDELMLAENTEMLKASDDVI is encoded by the coding sequence ATGCTAGAAAAAATTCAGATAGTAAAACAACGTTTTGATGAGGTAAGTGATTTAATTATTCAGCCAGATATTATCACAGACCAAAAGCGTTATATACAATTAAATAAAGAGTATAAAGACCTTAAAAAGATTGTAGATAAAGGCGAAATCTATAAATCTTTAACAGATAATATTGCTGAAGCTGAGGATATTATAGCAGAGGGTAGTGATGCAGAAATGGTTGAAATGGCAAAAATGCAATTAGAAGAGGCTAAAGCAGAACTTCCAGATTTAGAAGATGAAATTAGGTTCTTATTAATACCAAAAGATCCAGATGATGCGAAGAATGTGGTTGTTGAGGTAAGAGCCGGAACAGGAGGAGATGAGGCTAGTATTTTTGCTGGTGATTTGTATAGAATGTACTCAAAATATTGTAGTGATAAAGGTTGGAAAGTAGATGTAGTAAGTTTAAGTGATGGAACTTCAGGAGGTTATAAGGAAATAATTTTTGAAGTATCTGGCGAAGATGTATATGGAACATTGAAATTTGAAGCTGGTGTGCATCGTGTACAGCGAGTACCTCAAACTGAAACACAAGGTCGAGTTCATACGTCTGCAGCAACAGTTATGGTGCTTCCAGAGGCAGAAGAATTTGATGTAGAATTAGATATGGCAGATGTTAGAATTGAACGTACTACGTCAACAGGTCCAGGAGGTCAATCGGTTAACACTACCTATTCGGCTATTAAGCTGCATCATGAGCCAACAGGAATGATTGTGAGTTGTCAAGACCAAAAATCCTCTCATAAAAACCTTGAGAAAGCTTTAAAAGTTTTGCGTTCTAGATTATATGAAATTGAGTTAGCAAAGAAGCAAGCAGCAGATTCCGAAAAACGTAAAAGTATGGTGTCTTCGGGGGATAGAAGTGCTAAAATTAGAACCTATAACTATCCGCAAGGTAGAGTTACTGATCACAGAATTGGATTGACTTTATATGATTTATCCAATATCATTAATGGCGATATACAAAAAATAATAGACGAATTAATGCTAGCTGAAAATACTGAGATGTTAAAAGCTAGTGATGATGTGATTTAG
- a CDS encoding ATP-binding cassette domain-containing protein, whose translation MILEIDNVELNYNSKRVLSGIYLKAETGKVVGILGSNGCGKTSLLNIIFGNIQPKYKLIRIDKKPFLRPLYQTKLIKYLPQHTFLPNLKLSTVFKLFYVNWEDFISKFPAFSKYAKTKTNKLSGGEQRIVEIYLVLKSDSKIVMLDEPFSHIAPLQIEEIKQLINTEKEHKAIIITDHMYSHIIETSDEIYLLKNGCSKKIDKLNELEDYKYLSEGSLA comes from the coding sequence ATGATTCTTGAAATAGATAATGTAGAGCTTAACTATAATTCTAAACGTGTATTAAGTGGTATTTACCTAAAAGCCGAAACTGGGAAAGTTGTTGGCATTCTTGGGAGTAATGGCTGCGGCAAAACATCACTTCTCAATATTATATTTGGAAATATTCAACCAAAATACAAACTAATTCGAATAGACAAAAAACCCTTTTTAAGACCTCTTTACCAAACAAAGCTAATCAAATACTTACCGCAACATACTTTTTTACCAAACTTAAAGCTTAGTACAGTTTTTAAATTGTTTTATGTGAATTGGGAAGATTTTATATCAAAATTTCCTGCGTTTTCAAAGTATGCAAAAACCAAAACAAATAAACTCTCTGGAGGAGAACAACGTATTGTAGAAATCTATTTGGTTTTAAAAAGCGACAGCAAAATTGTAATGTTAGATGAACCTTTTTCTCATATTGCTCCTTTACAAATTGAAGAAATTAAACAACTAATAAACACCGAAAAAGAGCATAAAGCAATTATTATAACAGACCATATGTATTCACATATTATAGAAACTTCGGATGAGATTTATCTATTAAAAAATGGTTGTTCAAAAAAAATTGACAAACTAAACGAGCTTGAAGATTATAAATATTTAAGTGAAGGAAGTTTGGCATAA
- a CDS encoding MBL fold metallo-hydrolase, which translates to MRTIQILCLICFLGLFNCNSKQETKTITKEIVQFRKPSQYITVLGIAQDAGYPHINCDNDCCKSFYDGDEPKKLVSCLGVVDLKDKKKYIFDATPDFTEQTQILKTNHLNNGNIIDGVFLTHAHIGHYTGLMYLGFEALGANKVSVYAMPRMKEYLETSGPWSQLLTYNNIDIKLLQNDSVVSLNSNLKVTPILVPHRDEYSETVGYRIEGQNKKALFIPDIDKWEKWERNIIEEVKKVDYAFLDASFFRDGELKRDMSKIPHPFTTETTTLFENEDLATKNKVYFIHFNHSNPTIKDSHRLKDSIQNLGFRFAKQGDVYGL; encoded by the coding sequence ATGAGAACTATTCAAATTTTATGCCTAATATGTTTTTTGGGATTATTCAATTGTAATTCTAAGCAAGAAACTAAAACGATAACAAAAGAAATTGTTCAGTTTAGAAAACCAAGTCAATATATTACAGTGCTTGGTATTGCTCAAGATGCAGGCTATCCCCATATTAATTGTGACAACGATTGTTGCAAATCATTTTATGATGGAGATGAACCTAAAAAACTAGTGTCGTGTTTAGGTGTAGTAGATTTAAAAGATAAAAAAAAATACATTTTTGATGCTACTCCAGACTTTACAGAGCAAACTCAAATACTCAAAACCAATCATCTAAATAATGGAAACATTATTGATGGTGTGTTTTTAACGCATGCACATATTGGACATTATACAGGGTTAATGTACCTAGGGTTTGAAGCGTTAGGAGCAAACAAAGTATCTGTATATGCTATGCCAAGAATGAAAGAGTATTTAGAAACAAGTGGACCTTGGAGTCAATTGTTGACGTATAATAATATTGATATTAAGCTATTACAAAATGACTCAGTTGTATCATTAAATAGTAATTTAAAGGTCACGCCTATTTTAGTACCACATCGTGATGAATACTCTGAAACTGTAGGTTATCGAATTGAAGGGCAAAACAAGAAAGCATTATTTATTCCAGATATTGATAAGTGGGAAAAATGGGAGCGTAATATTATTGAAGAAGTAAAAAAAGTTGATTATGCGTTTCTAGATGCATCCTTTTTTAGAGATGGCGAGTTGAAACGAGATATGAGTAAGATTCCGCATCCATTTACCACAGAAACAACTACATTGTTTGAAAATGAGGATCTAGCAACTAAAAATAAAGTTTATTTCATTCATTTTAATCACTCAAATCCAACAATAAAAGATTCACATCGTTTGAAGGATAGTATTCAAAACCTCGGATTTAGATTTGCTAAACAAGGTGATGTCTATGGTTTATAG
- a CDS encoding alpha/beta hydrolase-fold protein, with amino-acid sequence MIFSNKNKIVFTLSVFCLIVFNSKVFSQSLVTIPSTVELPLESKINKFSYNLHIALPFDYEKSKQSYPVIYVLDANNDFPLVTSISRRLQAEEELKDLIIVGISYKDSAYINRRADYTPSSLEAWGNSGGASKFISVIQDEVFPIIETKFRVEKDSRTLFGHSLGGLLGSYLLVNGQELFNNYIISSPSMWWDDYYVLKNGSSSSISSKVFLSVGALERPHMLESCNKLSSFIDENIKSASKKVVILDGENHASAKIRAYTDGLKWLFK; translated from the coding sequence ATGATTTTCAGTAATAAGAATAAAATAGTTTTTACACTTTCGGTATTTTGTCTAATAGTTTTTAACTCTAAAGTATTTAGTCAATCACTCGTAACAATACCAAGCACTGTTGAGTTACCACTTGAATCAAAAATAAATAAGTTTAGTTATAATTTACATATTGCTTTACCGTTCGATTACGAAAAATCTAAACAGTCTTATCCCGTTATATATGTATTAGATGCAAATAACGATTTTCCGCTTGTTACAAGTATTTCAAGACGGCTTCAAGCTGAAGAAGAACTCAAAGACCTTATAATAGTTGGGATTAGTTATAAGGACTCAGCTTATATTAATAGAAGAGCAGACTATACACCGTCTTCTTTAGAAGCATGGGGGAATTCAGGAGGAGCTTCTAAGTTTATATCTGTTATTCAAGATGAAGTTTTCCCAATAATAGAAACTAAATTTCGAGTAGAAAAAGATTCCAGAACGCTTTTTGGGCATTCACTTGGAGGTTTGTTAGGGTCTTATCTTCTTGTAAATGGACAGGAGTTGTTTAACAACTATATTATTTCAAGCCCTTCAATGTGGTGGGATGATTATTATGTTTTGAAAAATGGAAGTTCATCTTCTATTTCAAGTAAAGTTTTTTTATCTGTTGGTGCTCTCGAAAGGCCACATATGCTAGAATCGTGTAATAAGCTGTCTTCTTTTATTGATGAAAACATAAAATCAGCCTCAAAAAAGGTTGTTATATTAGATGGAGAAAATCATGCTTCAGCAAAGATAAGAGCCTATACAGATGGGTTAAAATGGTTGTTTAAATAA
- a CDS encoding four helix bundle protein has translation MRNFRHLEVWKDSIILVKTIYKLVDALPDFEKFGLKSQISRCVVSIPANIAEGCAKDSQKDFVRFLQISLGSAFELETHLIICVELSYLPEDEKIIKEIQKLQKRINALIKYSKTNY, from the coding sequence ATGAGAAATTTTAGACATTTAGAAGTTTGGAAAGATTCTATAATTTTAGTTAAAACTATTTACAAACTAGTTGATGCTCTTCCAGATTTCGAAAAATTTGGTTTAAAATCTCAAATAAGCAGATGTGTGGTTTCAATACCAGCAAATATAGCTGAAGGTTGTGCTAAAGATTCTCAAAAAGATTTTGTAAGATTTCTTCAAATTAGTTTGGGTTCAGCCTTTGAATTAGAAACTCATTTAATTATTTGTGTTGAATTATCATATCTTCCTGAAGATGAAAAAATAATTAAAGAAATACAAAAACTTCAAAAGAGAATCAATGCTCTCATAAAATACTCAAAGACCAACTACTAA
- a CDS encoding DASS family sodium-coupled anion symporter: MRNKTLKQFGLILGPLLFTITLLFFKPKGLSPEGIAVLATTLWVAVWWIFEVVPIAVTAMLPIILFPITGVMELSITTAAFGHKYVFLYIGGFILAIAIEKWNLHKRIALTVINVIGTSVSRIILGFMLATAFLSMWISNTATTVMMLPIGMAIILQLKDNPKTKEDENAIFGKALMLSIAYSASIGGIATLIGTPPNLIFAGILEEQYNIEMTFSKWIIYGLPISIILLFICWKYITTIAFKFTQKDFPGGKAEIKRLLKSLGKISYEEKTVLIVFCVTAFLWMTRSFLVSKLIPAIDDTIIAMISATILFILPTKNKTEKKIIDWQSAVKLPWGILLLFGGGLALAEGFKTTGLAEWIGLQITQFENLPLFALLFVLIFAVNFLTEITSNLATTAMLLPIIAPIALVLDVHPFTLMVGITVAASCAFMLPVATPPNAIVFGSGYLKIPDMIRVGIWMNIISIIIIAIITYFLLPILWDFDAMVFPEALKID; the protein is encoded by the coding sequence ATGCGAAACAAAACCTTAAAACAATTTGGACTAATTCTAGGTCCTTTATTATTTACTATTACACTTCTTTTTTTTAAACCTAAAGGATTATCACCTGAAGGAATCGCAGTTTTAGCAACTACACTTTGGGTAGCAGTTTGGTGGATTTTTGAGGTCGTACCAATTGCTGTCACTGCTATGCTTCCAATTATTTTATTTCCTATAACTGGAGTAATGGAATTAAGCATTACTACTGCTGCTTTTGGACATAAATATGTGTTTCTTTACATAGGTGGGTTTATACTTGCCATAGCCATAGAAAAATGGAATTTACATAAACGTATTGCACTCACAGTTATAAATGTTATTGGCACAAGTGTTAGCCGTATTATACTTGGGTTTATGTTAGCAACTGCATTTTTAAGTATGTGGATATCCAACACAGCTACAACAGTAATGATGCTACCCATTGGTATGGCAATTATTTTACAGCTCAAAGACAATCCTAAAACTAAAGAAGACGAAAACGCTATTTTTGGTAAAGCTTTGATGTTATCTATTGCATATAGCGCTTCTATTGGAGGCATTGCAACACTTATTGGAACACCTCCAAATTTGATTTTTGCTGGTATTTTAGAAGAACAATATAACATTGAAATGACCTTTTCTAAATGGATTATTTACGGTTTACCAATTTCTATAATACTTCTATTTATTTGCTGGAAATATATAACGACCATTGCTTTTAAATTCACTCAAAAAGATTTTCCAGGTGGAAAAGCAGAAATAAAAAGACTATTAAAAAGTCTAGGGAAGATTAGTTATGAAGAAAAAACAGTACTGATTGTTTTTTGTGTTACTGCATTTTTATGGATGACGCGTTCATTTTTAGTTTCAAAGCTAATTCCAGCAATAGATGATACCATAATAGCTATGATAAGTGCCACCATCTTATTTATACTACCAACCAAGAATAAAACTGAAAAGAAAATAATTGATTGGCAAAGTGCTGTAAAATTACCTTGGGGGATTTTATTATTGTTTGGTGGTGGACTAGCTTTGGCCGAAGGCTTTAAAACAACTGGTTTAGCCGAATGGATTGGTTTACAAATTACGCAATTTGAAAACTTACCATTATTTGCATTATTATTTGTTTTAATATTTGCTGTTAACTTCTTAACTGAGATTACGTCTAATCTTGCTACCACTGCTATGTTATTACCAATAATAGCTCCTATTGCGCTTGTCCTAGATGTGCATCCATTTACGCTTATGGTTGGTATAACTGTTGCAGCTTCTTGTGCTTTTATGTTACCAGTAGCAACACCACCAAATGCTATTGTGTTTGGTTCTGGTTATTTGAAAATTCCAGATATGATAAGAGTTGGTATCTGGATGAATATTATTTCTATTATTATAATAGCAATAATCACCTATTTCTTACTACCAATACTTTGGGATTTTGACGCTATGGTTTTTCCTGAAGCTTTAAAAATCGACTGA
- a CDS encoding DUF3078 domain-containing protein — protein MMAKKFKYQLSIFTALLSAYFLGAQNLDLTLYPEDFVTSHWKEVNTASLDISEVAFVNWNSGGSNSISGLIGFEAQRNYKKDHLLWENRAVIRYGVNKQQSQSLRKTDDIFELKSRFGFRKDIKSNWYYSANFSFATQFTNGYNYSNSDEKPISQFMAPAYMFLGVGTVYGEHIEEFSAYMSPLTLKSTFVLDQDLADAGSFGVTPAVYDDLGNRLSKGENSREEVGILVTSAYENALMENISVRTLVSLYTDYLNDFGNVDIDWELNFKFKVNDHVRATMGSHIKYDNDVKTAIEDEDMPEEIVVKGAKVQWKQLLGVGVSVDF, from the coding sequence ATGATGGCAAAAAAATTCAAGTATCAATTATCAATTTTTACAGCACTTCTAAGTGCATATTTCTTAGGAGCTCAAAACTTAGATTTAACGTTGTATCCTGAAGACTTTGTAACCTCGCATTGGAAAGAAGTAAATACAGCCAGTTTAGATATAAGTGAAGTCGCTTTTGTTAATTGGAATTCGGGAGGTTCTAATTCAATTTCTGGTTTAATAGGGTTTGAAGCTCAAAGAAATTATAAAAAGGACCATTTACTTTGGGAAAACAGGGCAGTAATACGTTATGGAGTTAATAAGCAACAGAGCCAAAGTTTGAGAAAAACTGATGATATTTTTGAATTGAAATCACGTTTTGGTTTTAGAAAGGATATAAAATCTAATTGGTATTATTCGGCAAATTTTAGCTTTGCAACACAGTTTACTAATGGGTATAATTACTCAAATAGTGATGAAAAGCCTATTTCACAATTCATGGCACCTGCATATATGTTTTTAGGTGTAGGAACCGTTTATGGTGAGCATATTGAAGAATTTTCGGCATATATGTCACCATTAACATTAAAATCTACATTTGTCCTTGACCAAGACTTGGCAGACGCAGGTTCTTTTGGTGTTACTCCAGCAGTTTATGATGACTTAGGGAATAGATTGTCAAAAGGAGAAAATTCTAGAGAGGAAGTTGGGATATTAGTTACAAGTGCTTATGAGAATGCACTTATGGAAAATATTTCTGTTAGAACTCTAGTTAGCTTATATACCGATTATTTAAATGATTTTGGTAATGTTGATATCGATTGGGAGTTAAACTTTAAATTTAAAGTAAATGACCATGTTCGAGCTACAATGGGATCACATATAAAATATGATAATGATGTGAAAACTGCAATTGAAGATGAAGATATGCCAGAAGAAATAGTCGTTAAAGGAGCCAAAGTACAGTGGAAACAGCTTTTAGGAGTTGGTGTGTCAGTCGATTTTTAA
- a CDS encoding Lacal_2735 family protein — translation MNRSNILKKYQKKLKNRYKQLIEHAYNLRETDSALSDISEYDALKLLNKLNRLKYLSREQTETVI, via the coding sequence ATGAATAGAAGCAATATTCTTAAAAAATATCAAAAGAAGCTTAAAAATCGTTATAAGCAATTAATTGAACACGCTTATAATTTAAGAGAAACAGATTCTGCTTTGAGTGATATTTCAGAATACGATGCTTTAAAACTTTTAAATAAGCTCAATAGGTTAAAATATCTATCGAGAGAACAAACTGAAACTGTAATTTAA
- a CDS encoding Curli production assembly/transport component CsgG has product MINRTNLYSIFCVIFSLFFIQKTYSQEEIKRSTIETFNRSYGVEVRGKNTFSIAAGTVVTNGDYADALYEVYMHIGYKRFLGPYANINIGYNKYNVAFKDVLNEGFMSFDANLEIVPFPKNIFSPFIFAGGGLNASNYFEETDSKIQGGAGFEILVSPLVGIKLFAEYNMTFTDELDGRIYGISDDAFWRAAFGLNIYFGRRGRKRNIKRNEPTVINSNPIIHSKN; this is encoded by the coding sequence GTGATTAATAGAACTAATTTATATAGCATTTTTTGTGTCATTTTTTCTCTGTTTTTTATACAAAAAACTTATTCTCAAGAAGAAATAAAAAGAAGTACCATCGAAACCTTTAATAGGTCTTATGGTGTTGAAGTACGCGGTAAAAATACATTTTCAATAGCTGCAGGAACAGTAGTTACTAATGGAGATTATGCAGATGCACTTTACGAGGTATATATGCATATAGGATATAAGCGATTTTTAGGGCCTTATGCTAATATTAATATTGGCTATAATAAATATAATGTAGCTTTTAAAGATGTATTAAATGAAGGTTTTATGTCTTTTGATGCTAATTTAGAAATTGTCCCATTTCCTAAAAATATTTTTTCACCATTTATTTTTGCAGGAGGAGGATTAAATGCTTCTAATTACTTTGAAGAAACCGATTCTAAAATTCAAGGAGGAGCAGGTTTTGAAATATTAGTATCACCTTTAGTAGGGATAAAATTATTTGCTGAGTATAACATGACATTTACCGATGAATTAGATGGAAGAATATATGGAATTTCTGATGATGCATTTTGGAGAGCAGCTTTTGGGTTAAACATTTATTTTGGAAGAAGAGGAAGAAAAAGAAACATTAAGAGAAATGAGCCTACAGTGATTAATTCTAATCCAATAATTCACTCGAAAAACTAA
- the pyrF gene encoding orotidine-5'-phosphate decarboxylase, with translation MTQDQLVNQIKKKKSFLCIGLDVDLNKIPKHLLKEEDSIFTFNKAIIDATHHLCVAYKPNTAFYEAYGIKGWQALEKTINYINKNYPEIFTIADAKRGDIGNTSTMYAKAFFEDLAFDSVTVAPYMGKDSVEPFLAFKDKHTILLALTSNQGAFDFQTKTVDGTELYKQVLETSKSWQNSENLMYVVGATKAEFLADIRKIIPNSFLLVPGVGAQGGNLQEVCKYGMSKDVGLLINSSRGIIYASNENDFARAAAIKAKELQQQMAELI, from the coding sequence ATGACCCAAGACCAATTAGTAAACCAAATCAAAAAAAAGAAATCCTTTCTATGCATAGGGTTAGATGTCGATTTAAATAAAATTCCAAAACACTTATTAAAAGAAGAAGACTCAATCTTCACTTTTAATAAAGCCATTATTGATGCGACACATCATCTATGTGTAGCTTATAAACCAAACACTGCGTTTTATGAAGCTTATGGTATTAAAGGATGGCAAGCACTAGAAAAAACAATAAATTATATTAATAAAAATTATCCAGAAATTTTCACCATTGCTGATGCAAAACGTGGAGATATTGGAAACACTAGTACCATGTATGCAAAAGCTTTTTTTGAAGATTTAGCGTTTGATAGTGTTACTGTAGCACCATATATGGGAAAAGATTCGGTAGAACCGTTTTTAGCATTTAAAGATAAGCATACCATTTTGTTGGCGTTAACATCTAATCAAGGAGCTTTCGATTTTCAAACAAAAACTGTTGATGGAACTGAATTATACAAACAAGTTTTAGAAACCTCAAAGTCTTGGCAAAATTCTGAGAATTTAATGTACGTAGTTGGTGCCACAAAAGCTGAGTTTTTAGCAGACATTAGAAAGATTATTCCAAATAGTTTTTTATTAGTTCCTGGAGTTGGAGCTCAAGGAGGAAATCTACAAGAGGTTTGTAAATATGGGATGAGTAAAGATGTTGGGTTATTAATTAATTCGTCTAGAGGAATAATTTATGCATCTAATGAAAATGATTTCGCAAGGGCCGCAGCTATAAAGGCAAAAGAATTACAGCAACAAATGGCAGAACTTATTTAA